CAAACATATTTCGAAACTTTATAAAAGTAGCTCTCGGTTTTCTTCCCTTTTTATCGGCTTATTGAATGGCTTTCTGCCCTGCGGGTTTGTAGTCACAGCTTTGGCAGCAGCCCTCATTACCTCCACTACCTTTCATAGTGCAATTTATATGGCACTGTTTGGGCTGGGAACCCTACCCGTAATGCTAATGATGAATATGGCGCCGGGTTTTATTAGTCCAGGATTACGCTCAAAGTTACGCCCCTTCTCTTCGTACTTTGCTATCATCATTGGGTTACTGCTAATTTGGAGAGGGTATTCAATGATGGCAGGCGAACCAATGCACATGATGCATAACTAATCAAACATCCAAAGCTTTCAACAGCTGTTCAAAATCATCAAAAATTAAATCAGCAAGCTTATATCCTTGCTCAATAGGTGTTTTTGTAAACCAGGCCACTTTCCAACTGGCTTTAGAGCCACCTACAACATCGGAGGTAAAGGAATCTCCTACATACAGAATATCCTCCCGGTTTACTCCGGCTAACTCTGTAGAGTGATCAAAGATTTTCGGATCGGGTTTCATCACCCCCACATCTTCAGAAATGACAATATGTCTGGCAGAATCTTTGAAATTAAACTGATCAATTTTCAAACGCTGGGTCTCAGCAAATCCATTGGTTATGATACCTACCTCATATTTACCAGCCACTTTATCATAGGCTTCTTTAGCTCCTTCAATCCATTCCCAATGATTGCGGTAGTAATTCATATATACTTTCCCGGCTTTATCATACATTGACTCGTCCAGTCCAAGCTCACGAAAAGTCTCCTGAAACCGACGACGGTGCAATTCATGGCGATCAATTTCTCCCCGTCCATACTCTTCCCATAAGCCTTTGTTGATATGATGATACGTATCCAAAAGGTTGTCTTCAGAAACGCCATTAAACATATCAAAGTGCTGATGTACATCCAGAAGACCAGCTTGTTCTGCCTTTTTGTGATCTAAGAGAGTGTCATCTAAGTCAAAATAAACGAATTTGGGATTCAATTGTGACAATGGAACAGTTTTTGATTATTGTTGATATGTTTGAACCTAATTGAATTACGGCTCGTAACAGGGCGATAAATAAACAACTAAATCTCTACTCATGAAAGCTAAATTTTGGATTATTCTCGGAGTCATTGCACTCTTCGTTTTTTATGGAATCAGTGTTAACAACAGCCTCATTTCTCAGGAAGAAAATGTAAATAGCGCCTGGGCTCAGGTTGAAAATCAGTATCAGCGCCGGGCCGATCTTATTCCTAATTTGGTGAACACTGTTCGGGGTGCTGCCGATTTCGAATCAGAAACGCTAACCGAAGTTATTGAAGCCAGAAGTCGTGCAACTTCAGTAAACATTAATGCCAGTGATCTTAACAACCCTCAGGCTTTTCAACAATTTCAGGAGGCTCAAAGTCAGCTAAGCGGCGCACTTTCCCGATTATTAGTTACGGTTGAACGTTATCCTGAACTTAAGGCCAATCAAAATTTTCGAGACTTGCAGGCTCAACTTGAAGGGACCGAAAACCGTATTTCAACTGAGCGAATGAGATTTAATGAGACAGCGCAGGAATACAATACCAAAGTTCGCAGATTCCCTGCCAGCCTGGTAGCCTCCATAGCCGGATTTGAACAGAAGGAATACTTCCAGGCCGATGAAGGTTCACAGGAAGCTCCAACCGTTGATTTCAACAATTAAATTTAATGACGAAAGACCAATGACCATTGATGACAACTTCCGGTCGTTGGTCCCACGTCCATAGTCATAAGACAATGGCCAAATTTCTTACCGAAGAACAGGAAAAATCAATTGTTGAATCCATAAAGGAGGCTGAAAAGGAAACCTCCGGGGAAATCAGGGTTCACATCGAGAAAAAATGTAAAGCGGAATCTCCCCTTCTAAGAGCGCAGCAAGTTTTTGCAGAACTAAAGATGCACGAAACAGAACTACGGAACGGAGTAATTGTATATGTGGCGTGGAAAGATCATAAAGTAGCAATATGGGGAGATCAGGGAATTCATGAAAAAGTGGGGCAAGAATTCTGGGAAGATGAAATAAAACTGATACTCGACTACTTCAAAAAAGAAGACTATGAAACCGGATTAAGTGAAGTGATTCTTCAGATTGGTCAAAAACTCAAAGAGAACTTCCCTTACCAAAAAGATGACGTAAATGAGCTTTCCAATCAGATTAGTTACAACAAAGAAGAGAAACAAAACGAGACTGATGCGTAAAATTTTAAGTCTGTTCATATTTCTAAGCGTCACAATTAGTGCTTTTGGTCAGGATTTTTTACCAGACCGTCCAACCGGTATGGTTAACGACTTTGCCGATATGCTCACTTCTTCTGAAGAGCAGCGGCTAGAAAATAAACTTCGAAGCTATCGCGATACCACCACTAATGCTTTTGTAATTGCTACCATCGAAAGCCTTCAAAATTACCCGATCGAGGACATTGCCCTCCAGCTCCACAATTCCTGGAATATTCAATATGAAGACCGGGGCAATGGAGTGTTAATATTGATTTCTGAACAAGACCGTGCCATGCGAATCGAAGTGGGATATGGGCTGGAAGGTGCCATCCCTGATATCATGGCTAATCGGATTATTAATGATGTAATGACTCCAAGTTTCCGTGCCGGAGATTTTTATGGAGGACTGAATCAGGCTACGGATATTTTAATTGATTTAGCTGCCGGTGAATTTGAAGGATTTCCCAAGCGCCAATCTTCTTCCGGTGATGATGGAATACCAATTGATCTTATTATCCTGTTTGTCATTCTCATCTTCTTCCTCATTTCAAAAGGAAAAGGAGGAAAAGGCGGACGACGACACTCGCTTGGTTCTAATGGAGTTATCTTCTTTGGTGGAGGATTTGGCAGCGGAGGCGGAGGAAGCTCCTTCGGTGGTGGAGGTGGTTTCGGAGGCTTTGGCGGAGGTGGTGGCTTCAGCTCAGGAGGCGGCGGAGCAAGCGGCGGCTGGTAATTTTTACTATCCGGAATTAAGAATTCAAAATGAAAAATTTAAAATTGACTTGACTCAATTTTAAATTTCCAATTCCTAATTTTGAATTTCTAACGCTTGCTCGAGGTCGGCGATGATGTCTTCTGCACCTTCGATTCCTACAGAAATACGGACCAGTCCGTCGGTGATACCGGCCTGCTTTTTTAAGTCCTCATCCACAATGGAATGCGTCATAGAAGCCGGATGCTGAATCAGGGTATCAACTGCGCCAAGGCTAACCGCCAACGTACACAACTTTACATTGTTCATCAGGGATACACCTGACTCATACCCACCTATAAGTTCAAAAGCGATCATTCCTCCATATCCATTTTTCATTATGGAAGAAGCTAGTGCATGCTGAGGATGAGATCCCAGTCCTGGATAGAACACATGATCTACCTTGGGGTGGCTTTCGAGGTATTGAGCCACTTTCATTCCATTTTCGGCATGTTTTTTCATTCGCAGTGGCAATGTTTTCACACCGTTCAGAGTTAGCCAGGCATCCATCGGTCCGGCTATACCTCCAAGGTTTTTCCGGAAAATTGCAGCTTCTGATTCCTCAAGTAATTCTTTTTTAGCAACCATCACCCCGCCAATGACGGTACCGTGTCCGCCTATATACTTTGTAGTTGAATGAACTACAATATCTGCACCTAATTCAAACGGTTGAATATGAAAAGGGGTAGCGAAGGTATTATCAACCATAAGGAGAGTTCCATGGGCTTCGGCAAGTTGAGCTATAGCCCGGATGTCTGCCACTGTCATAGTCGGATTAGCAATACTTTCGAGATAAACCAGTTTGGTTTCAGGATTCTTTTTAAGCTCCATTTCAACCAGAAATAAGTCTGACATATCCACGAATGATGTTGAGATTCCCAGCGCCGGGGCCTCTTCTTTCAAAAACTGACTGGTACAGCCATACAACGCATCCTGAGCTACAACATGACCACCTTTAGCCATTGCGAGTATTCCGGTTGAGATTGCAGCCATTCCACTGCCAAAAGCATATGCACCATAATCTTCAGGACGATCAAGGCCATAACATTCCAGTTCGCAAACGGCTCGCTCCAATTCCTCAACGGTAGGATTACCCAGCCTGGAATAAACATGACTCGCCCCTCCCTCTTCATGCCGAAAAGCCTTGGCACCGACTTCCACATCATCAAAAACAAAGGTAGAAGTTTGATAAATAGGTGTAGTATGAGATCCAAACTGATCTTTATTTCTTTTCCCGGCATGAACCGCTACCGATTCGATAGTTGGCTTAGTTTTGATCTTCATGATAAACAGGAATTGGGGATTGATCTTTAATCGTATTCAAGACAATGCTGGTGTGTAGGCGCTCCACATCCGGAAGCGTGGTTAGCTTATTACGCATAAGCTGTTCATAGTCTTTGGTATCCTTAGCTACCACTTGTAAAAGGAAGTCTCCGTCACCGGTAGTATGATAGCATGCAAGGATCTCTGGAATCTCTTTAACTGCAGATGTAAACTCTTCCAGCAAATTCAATTGATGTACACTCAGTGTAACTTTCACAAAGGCTGTAAAACCACGGCCAATCGACTCTTTATCAATTCTGGCACTGTAGCCTTCAATGATTCCCTCTCGTTCCAGCCTTCTGACCCTTTCTAAGGTAGGAGTAGTAGTCAGCCCGATCTTCTCGGCCAAATCCTTGTTTGCTATTCTTCCCTCTTGCTGAAGAATGGCTATAATTTTTTTATCAACACTGTCCAATTTTTGAAAATTCATAGCAGAATATTTGACTGAATTACATGCAAAATATAATCAAATATGCTGTATTTATCTATATTCAAAGACTAATATGTCTATTATACTAGTATTATAGCATAATATGCTAATAAACAATGAGACGTAGAATAAAGTTCTTTCAGCCTGCCAGATATGGCCAAGTTGCTTAGATAAAATTCTATCCTTTTTAGATATTCAGTCTACCAAAGCAACCTGAAGATCCATCAAGTTATTTCCTGTCGGTCCTGTTTTGAGCAGTGTATCCATCGCTTTATGAAAGTGATAGGAGTCGTTTCTCTGTAAATAGTTCTCGGGCTCTAATTTCTTTTTACGGGCTTTTAAGGTCGTCTCAGAATCAATAATGGCTCCCGAAGCATCGGTGGGACCATCAACTCCATCAGTAGCAAAGCTCAGCAAAGAAATTGTATGCTGTCCTTCTATAGAGACAGCTGCGTTTAGGGCCAGCTCCTGATTTCGCCCTCCTTTTCCATCTCCCTTCACATTAACGGTGCTTTCTCCGTAATAAATAAGAGCTGCTGGTTTTTTGATGTTCGACTTTCTACTCAAAACCGAAATAGCATCACTGCATATTCTCTTTGAAATTTCTTTCACATCAGAGTCATAAGCCGATTCATCCACCCGCACATTAAAGCCTTCCTCATTCAGATAAGCACCAACATTCTCAGCTAATATACCTGCTCCTGAAATTACCTCAACATCATGTTTCTCCCATTTAGAAGTTTCCGGTTTTGGGGTTTCCGGGCTGTCTCCATGCATTCCTTTAGATATCTGAATTCGAACTGAATGAGGAATAGCTTCCCAAAGCTTGTACTGTTTTAGAATCTGAAAAGCTTGCTTAAAGGTTGATGAATCGGGCACTGTAGGGCCACTTCCGATAAACTCAGGATTATCCCCGGGCACATCAGAAAGGATAACAGAAATAAGTCTGTTTTCACAAAAAAGCTGTCCAAGTCTGCCGCCTGCTGTTTCTGAAAGGTGTTTGCGAACAATATTAACTTCGTGTATAGAAGCACCTGAATTTAATAGCAGTTCGCAGGTTTTGTAGTACTCATCAATTTCAATGCCCGGGGCAGGAATACAAAATAAAGACGAAGCCCCTCCCGATAAAAGAAATATAATAGTGTCCTCTTTGGGAATTTGCTTAGCCAACTCCCAAAGCTCGTAGGATGAAGAAACCGAGTCAGAATCTGGATAAGGGTGGGAGCCTTTAAAAACCTGAACCGTATTTAAATCCCTTGAGCTTTGTGGGGCTATTACCATTCCATCTGCTATCTCTGAACCAAAAAAAATTTCAGCCTGTTTTGCCATCTCAAAAGAAGCTTTGCCGGCACCTAAAACCCAAACTTTTCCTTCTATCTGTAATGATGAAAAAATATCTGAAAGATTCAGATCAAAGAAGTGTCCCTCTACTATTTTTCTAACTAATTCCTGTAATGTTGAGCGATGTTTAACTGATTTTTCACTCATTATATATTTATATATCCTGTATGCTGTTTTTAAAAAATTACCTGATTACGCAAAAGCTTTTTGTTTCTGAGAATCAAATGAATCTGCAAAATTCACCCAAACCATCCATAGTATAAATATTACGATATAGAAAATTGCTGTGGTTGAATAGTCATGTGTGAAATCAAAGAATTCAGGCCAGTTTGCCTGAGTGATTGTTAAGGTGATTACCCTCAGAATGTTTACAATGTATATAATCCCTATACCCACAAAACAGAAGCTGGCTTTATTTTTCCAGTCTCCGGGATAAGCCAGAATGAAACCTAAAAACAGCCCCATTGCTGCAATCCCATTACACCCATCTACAATTTCAATCCCGGGATACTCACCAATTCCAATAATGCGATTCACGGTAAAAACATCATACCCAAAAAAATCTATAATGCCGGCACTCACACCAATGATGTTCAAAGACAACCAGTAATCAAGACTCCCATCGGGTAGCAGCCATAGTTCATAAAGCATATACCAAATAACAAAAATAAACAGGGCCTTCGCTATGAATTTAAATATTGGAGAGTTCATTTTTTCTGATTAAAACAATGGATTAAAATAAATTCTTAGAAATATAAAGTGTTGAAGATCAACTTATTTAAACTTTTACTTTTTTATCGATTTTAATTTTGCTGTGTACCACAAAAACAATTTTTACACATTCCGAACGATATTAATTATACAATCCGTTATCTTGGAAGCGGTTCCAATCAAGAAATTTAAATAGATAGTAGTACAAAAATTATGGATGCTGTTTTAGACCGAGAGTTATCATTTGAACTTACCGAAGATCAGAAAATGATCCGGGATAGTATTAAAGAATTTGTAGAACGAACTGTAGCTCCATCGGTGATGGAAAGAGATAACAGTAAAAAATTTCCTCATGACATTGTTAAACAATTGGGAGAGTTGGGCATGCTGGGCATCTACCATGAAGAACAATATGGCGGTGCCGGTTTTGACGTTGTTAGTTTTTGCCTGGCCCTCGAAGAAATAGCCCGTTGGGATGCCTCTCTTGCTTTAACTGTAGCTTCTCACACCTCTTTGGGAACAGGCCACATTGCTATAGCAGGAAATCATGATCAGAAACTGAAGTACATGCCCGCTCTCACCAAGGGACAAAAGCTGGCGGCCTGGTGTTTAACAGAACCTGGCTCAGGTAGTGATGCTTCCGGGATGAAATCAACAGCTATCAAAGAAGGCGATAAATATATCCTTAATGGCTCCAAGATTTTTATCACTCAGGGTTCTGTGGGAGATGTGTATGTGGTGCTTGCAAAAACAGATCCTTCCAAAGGTGTAAAAGGGATTTCTGCCTTTATTGTAGAACGTGAATGGGATGGCGTAAAGCCCGGAGAAGGCATGCATAAATTAGGCATGAATTCTTCTGATACAACCGAAGTGGTATTCGAAAATGTGGAAGTACCTGCCGAAAATTTACTTGGTGAAGAAGGACAAGGTTTTATTGATACCATGAAAGTACTGGATGGCGGCCGTGTTGGAATTGCGGCTCTATCTGTAGGCATTGCCCGGGGAGCTTTAGAAGAATCTCTCAAATATTCAATGGAGAGAAAGCAGTTTGGTCAAGCCATAGGTAATTTCCAATATATGGAAGGTAAAATGGTTGACATGGCTACAGAAATTGATGCAGCGCGCTTACTAGTTCATCGTGCAGCATGGCTTAAAGATCAAGGAAAGCCCTACACCAAAGAAGCCTCCATGGCCAAATTATTTGCTTCAGAATTATCTGTACGCGCTGCTGATGAAGCCATTCAAATTCATGGTGGCTATGGCTACACCAAAGAATACCATGTGGAGCGATTTATGCGGGATGCCAAGCTCAT
The genomic region above belongs to Gracilimonas sp. and contains:
- a CDS encoding HAD-IA family hydrolase; this translates as MSQLNPKFVYFDLDDTLLDHKKAEQAGLLDVHQHFDMFNGVSEDNLLDTYHHINKGLWEEYGRGEIDRHELHRRRFQETFRELGLDESMYDKAGKVYMNYYRNHWEWIEGAKEAYDKVAGKYEVGIITNGFAETQRLKIDQFNFKDSARHIVISEDVGVMKPDPKIFDHSTELAGVNREDILYVGDSFTSDVVGGSKASWKVAWFTKTPIEQGYKLADLIFDDFEQLLKALDV
- a CDS encoding TPM domain-containing protein → MAKFLTEEQEKSIVESIKEAEKETSGEIRVHIEKKCKAESPLLRAQQVFAELKMHETELRNGVIVYVAWKDHKVAIWGDQGIHEKVGQEFWEDEIKLILDYFKKEDYETGLSEVILQIGQKLKENFPYQKDDVNELSNQISYNKEEKQNETDA
- a CDS encoding sulfite exporter TauE/SafE family protein, translated to MELWTGFTLGLLGSFHCIGMCGPIALAIPGENRSTSSMFFRGLLYNFGRILTYAFIGFVFGILGLGATIAGYQNVLSIVLGILVIIFALFPHIKLPAKANALYSGLTSKITKHISKLYKSSSRFSSLFIGLLNGFLPCGFVVTALAAALITSTTFHSAIYMALFGLGTLPVMLMMNMAPGFISPGLRSKLRPFSSYFAIIIGLLLIWRGYSMMAGEPMHMMHN
- a CDS encoding PLP-dependent aspartate aminotransferase family protein, whose protein sequence is MKIKTKPTIESVAVHAGKRNKDQFGSHTTPIYQTSTFVFDDVEVGAKAFRHEEGGASHVYSRLGNPTVEELERAVCELECYGLDRPEDYGAYAFGSGMAAISTGILAMAKGGHVVAQDALYGCTSQFLKEEAPALGISTSFVDMSDLFLVEMELKKNPETKLVYLESIANPTMTVADIRAIAQLAEAHGTLLMVDNTFATPFHIQPFELGADIVVHSTTKYIGGHGTVIGGVMVAKKELLEESEAAIFRKNLGGIAGPMDAWLTLNGVKTLPLRMKKHAENGMKVAQYLESHPKVDHVFYPGLGSHPQHALASSIMKNGYGGMIAFELIGGYESGVSLMNNVKLCTLAVSLGAVDTLIQHPASMTHSIVDEDLKKQAGITDGLVRISVGIEGAEDIIADLEQALEIQN
- a CDS encoding Lrp/AsnC family transcriptional regulator encodes the protein MNFQKLDSVDKKIIAILQQEGRIANKDLAEKIGLTTTPTLERVRRLEREGIIEGYSARIDKESIGRGFTAFVKVTLSVHQLNLLEEFTSAVKEIPEILACYHTTGDGDFLLQVVAKDTKDYEQLMRNKLTTLPDVERLHTSIVLNTIKDQSPIPVYHEDQN
- a CDS encoding DUF4147 domain-containing protein — protein: MSEKSVKHRSTLQELVRKIVEGHFFDLNLSDIFSSLQIEGKVWVLGAGKASFEMAKQAEIFFGSEIADGMVIAPQSSRDLNTVQVFKGSHPYPDSDSVSSSYELWELAKQIPKEDTIIFLLSGGASSLFCIPAPGIEIDEYYKTCELLLNSGASIHEVNIVRKHLSETAGGRLGQLFCENRLISVILSDVPGDNPEFIGSGPTVPDSSTFKQAFQILKQYKLWEAIPHSVRIQISKGMHGDSPETPKPETSKWEKHDVEVISGAGILAENVGAYLNEEGFNVRVDESAYDSDVKEISKRICSDAISVLSRKSNIKKPAALIYYGESTVNVKGDGKGGRNQELALNAAVSIEGQHTISLLSFATDGVDGPTDASGAIIDSETTLKARKKKLEPENYLQRNDSYHFHKAMDTLLKTGPTGNNLMDLQVALVD
- a CDS encoding LemA family protein, which produces MKAKFWIILGVIALFVFYGISVNNSLISQEENVNSAWAQVENQYQRRADLIPNLVNTVRGAADFESETLTEVIEARSRATSVNINASDLNNPQAFQQFQEAQSQLSGALSRLLVTVERYPELKANQNFRDLQAQLEGTENRISTERMRFNETAQEYNTKVRRFPASLVASIAGFEQKEYFQADEGSQEAPTVDFNN
- a CDS encoding TPM domain-containing protein, whose amino-acid sequence is MRKILSLFIFLSVTISAFGQDFLPDRPTGMVNDFADMLTSSEEQRLENKLRSYRDTTTNAFVIATIESLQNYPIEDIALQLHNSWNIQYEDRGNGVLILISEQDRAMRIEVGYGLEGAIPDIMANRIINDVMTPSFRAGDFYGGLNQATDILIDLAAGEFEGFPKRQSSSGDDGIPIDLIILFVILIFFLISKGKGGKGGRRHSLGSNGVIFFGGGFGSGGGGSSFGGGGGFGGFGGGGGFSSGGGGASGGW
- a CDS encoding archaeosortase/exosortase family protein: MNSPIFKFIAKALFIFVIWYMLYELWLLPDGSLDYWLSLNIIGVSAGIIDFFGYDVFTVNRIIGIGEYPGIEIVDGCNGIAAMGLFLGFILAYPGDWKNKASFCFVGIGIIYIVNILRVITLTITQANWPEFFDFTHDYSTTAIFYIVIFILWMVWVNFADSFDSQKQKAFA
- a CDS encoding acyl-CoA dehydrogenase family protein, with the protein product MDAVLDRELSFELTEDQKMIRDSIKEFVERTVAPSVMERDNSKKFPHDIVKQLGELGMLGIYHEEQYGGAGFDVVSFCLALEEIARWDASLALTVASHTSLGTGHIAIAGNHDQKLKYMPALTKGQKLAAWCLTEPGSGSDASGMKSTAIKEGDKYILNGSKIFITQGSVGDVYVVLAKTDPSKGVKGISAFIVEREWDGVKPGEGMHKLGMNSSDTTEVVFENVEVPAENLLGEEGQGFIDTMKVLDGGRVGIAALSVGIARGALEESLKYSMERKQFGQAIGNFQYMEGKMVDMATEIDAARLLVHRAAWLKDQGKPYTKEASMAKLFASELSVRAADEAIQIHGGYGYTKEYHVERFMRDAKLMTIGEGTSEVQRLIIARELKKELV